A stretch of the Siniperca chuatsi isolate FFG_IHB_CAS linkage group LG24, ASM2008510v1, whole genome shotgun sequence genome encodes the following:
- the pwp2h gene encoding PWP2 small subunit processome component: MKFAYRFSNLLGAVYRQGNLNFSKDGNAVISPVGNRVSVFDLKNNTSETLPISTTKNITCVGLSPDGNLAIVVDEDGAALLVSLVTRAVLHHFHFHKPVCSIRFSPDGRKFVVTKENVALMYHAPGKQREFNAFVLDKSYYGPYDETTCIDWTDDSKCFVVGSKDMSTWVFGAERWANLIYYSLGGHKDLIVGCFFEKDSLDLYTVSQDGTLCVWESDTELDGLVLKKSQDKPKQVEEEDEEDRMEGEEGEIIRGKAEAPKEKKTKNVRYKQRSKHFFNKEGDFNNLTAAAYHKPTHILVTGFASGIFHLHELPEFNLIHSLSISDQRISSVAINCSGDWIGFGCSGMGQLLVWEWQSESYVFKQQGHFNNMASLAYSPDGQYIVTGGDDGKVKVWNTNSGLCFVTFTEHTSSVTNVTFTSSGFVIVSASLDGTVRAFDLHRYRNFRTFTSPRPAQFSSLAVDVSGELVSAGAQDSFEIFLWSMQTGRLLEVLGGHEGPVSCLCFSPVQSILASASWDRTIRLWDMLDSWQVKETLALTSDGLSVTYRPDGQELAVATLNGEISFWNPQTAAQTGTVAGRHDLEMGRKETDKITAKQSAKGKSFTSLCYSADGESILAGGQSKFVCIYNVKEQMLMKKFEISCNLSFDAMEEFLDRRKMTEFGSLALVDEGAGDGDVVNISLPGVRKGDMSSRHFKPEIRVSSLRFSPTGRSWSATTTEGLLVYSLDGSLVFDPYDLDLDVTPASIRKQLRLQEWASAIVLAFRLNEKALKQEVLETVPHEQIPVVCGSLPDIYVEKLLGFVAACLEKSGHLQFYMTWAQSLLMLHGQKLKNRSGAILPTLQALQKSIQRHFDNLSKLCDFNMYNIRYAVALSKQRGVKRAAEENEGEEEDDELSEEMSEASVEDTDMMLLS, translated from the exons ATGAAGTTTGCTTATAGG TTTTCCAATCTGCTTGGAGCAGTCTATCGTCAGGGAAATTTGAATTTCTCTAAAGATGGCAACGCTGTGATCAGTCCGGTTGGAAACAGAGTGTCTGTCTTCGACCTGAAAAA CAACACATCTGAGACATTACCCATCTCCACTACAAAAAACATAACATGTGTGGGTCTCTCTCCTGATGGGAACTTAGCAATCGTGGTGGATGAAG ATGGTGCAGCGTTGTTGGTCAGTCTCGTCACCCGAGCCGTCCTTCATCATTTCCACTTTCACAAGCCTGTCTGCAGCATCCGCTTCTCACCTGATGGCAG GAAGTTTGTTGTTACGAAGGAGAATGTAGCTCTGATGTACCACGCTCCTGGAAAGCAGCGGGAGTTTAATGCCTTCGTGTTGGACAAGAGCTACTACGGCCCCTACGATGAAACCACCTGCATTGACTGGACGGACGACTCCAA GTGTTTTGTGGTGGGAAGCAAAGACATGTCAACATGGGTGTTTGGTGCAGAGCGCTGGGCCAACCTTATCTACTACTCCCTGGGTGGACACAAAGACCTCATAGTGGGCTGTTTCTTTGAGAAGGACAGTCTGGAT TTGTACACGGTGAGCCAGGACGGGACGCTATGTGTCTGGGAGAGCGACACCGAGCTGGACGGGCTCGTCCTGAAGAAGAGCCAGGACAAACCcaagcaggtggaggaggaggatgaggaggacaggatggagggagaggagggagagatcaTCAGAGGGAAAGCTGAAGCTCCAAAAGAGAAGAAGACCAAAAACGTTCGATACAAGCAGAGGAGCAA ACACTTTTTCAACAAGGAGGGAGATTTTAACAACTTGACAGCTGCCGCCTACCACAAGCCGACTCACATCCTGGTCACAGGTTTCGCCTCTGGAATCTTCCACCTGCATGAACTTCCAGAGTTTAACCTTATTCACTCCCTAAG TATTTCAGATCAGAGAATTTCCTCAGTGGCTATAAACTGCTCTGGAGACTGGATCGGCTTTGGGTGCTCAG GGATGGGTCAGCTGCTGGTGTGGGAGTGGCAGAGTGAGTCCTACGTCTTCAAGCAACAGGGACACTTCAACAACATGGCCTCGCTGGCTTACTCACCAGACGGACAGTACATCGTAACAGGGGGTGATGATGGCAAG GTCAAAGTGTGGAACACCAACAGCGGCCTTTGCTTCGTCACCTTCACAGAGCACACCAGCAGCGTCACCAACGTCACCTTCACCTCCAGCGGCTTCGTCATCGTCAGCGCTTCTCTGGACGGGACAGTCAGAGCGTTCGACCTGCACAG GTACAGAAACTTCAGGACATTCACGTCACCCCGGCCTGCGCAGTTCTCCTCCCTCGCAGTAGATGTCAGTGGAGAGCTGGTGAGCGCAGGAGCCCAGGATTCCTTTGAGATCTTTTTGTGGTCCatgcagacaggcagactgCTGGAG GTCCTTGGGGGCCACGAGGGTCCGGTCAGCTGCCTGTGTttcagtccagtccagtccatCCTGGCCAGCGCCTCGTGGGATCGCACCATCCGGCTGTGGGACATGTTGGACAGCTGGCAGGTCAAAGAAACACTTGCCCTCACCTCTGATG gtTTGTCAGTGACTTACCGCCCTGATGGTCAGGAGTTGGCTGTGGCCACTCTGAACGGTGAGATCTCTTTCTGGAACCCCCAAACAGCCGCACAAACCGGCACCGTGGCTGGACGCCATGACCTGGAGATGGGCCGCAAAGAGACGGATAAAATCACAGCCAAGCAGTCTGCAAAGGGCAA GTCCTTCACGTCACTGTGTTACTCTGCGGACGGGGAGTCGATTTTGGCAGGAGGCCAGTCAAAGTTTGTCTGCATCTACAACGTCAAGGAGCAGATGCTCATGAAGAAGTTTGAGATCTCCTGCAACCTGTCCTTTGATGCCATGGAG GAGTTCCTGGACCGACGGAAGATGACTGAGTTCGGCAGCCTGGCTCTGGTGGACGAGGGAGCTGGGGACGGAGACGTAGTCAACATCAGCCTCCCTGGAGTCAGGAAAG GTGATATGAGTTCTCGACACTTCAAGCCAGAGATCAGAGTGAGCTCGCTGCGGTTCTCCCCTACTG GTCGTAGCTGGTCGGCCACCACCACCGAGGGCCTGCTGGTCTACTCCCTTGATGGATCTCTGGTCTTTGACCCCTACGACCTCGACCTGGACGTGACGCCAGCCAGCATACGTAAGCAGCTGCGGCTTCAGGAGTGGGCGTCGGCTATCGTCCTGGCGTTCAGACTCAACGAAAAAGCCCTCAAGCAGGAAGTGCTGGAAACGGTGCCACACGAGCAGA TCCCAGTAGTTTGTGGCTCTCTCCCTGACATTTACGTCGAGAAGCTGCTGGGCTTCGTGGCGGCGTGTTTGGAGAAGTCGGGTCACCTGCAGTTCTACATGACCTGGGCCCAGAGCCTGCTCATGCTGCATGGACAGAAACTCAAGAACAG GTCAGGAGCCATACTGCCCACGCTCCAGGCACTGCAGAAGAGCATCCAGAGACACTTTGACAATCTGTCCAAACT GTGTGACTTTAACATGTATAACATTCGCTACGCGGTGGCCCTGTCAAAGCAGAGGGGCGTAAAGAGAGCAGCTGAGGAGAacgagggagaggaggaggatgatgaacTGTCTGAGGAGATGAGCGAGGCCTCTGTGGAGGATACAGACATGATGCTGTTGTCCTGA